The genomic DNA TATCAAACCAGAACATATTGGATGGCCCTTTAATGCTAAATGAAATCATATCTTGGGTGAAGAAAACGAAAGCAAgatcttttatttttaaaatagaTATTGAAAAGGCGTACGACTCAATAAGTTGGGAATTCATTGACAAAGTAATGACTCAAATGGAATTCCGGGGACGATGGAGGAAATGGGATTGGGGTATCTTGGAATCTTCTAGGGCGTCGGTGCTAACTAACACTAGAGTTTCAATTCTATAGGGGGTTCGCCAAGGGGATCCGCTATCACCTTTTATCTTCATATTAGCGATGGAGGCTTTGTCATACTTCATGTTTGAGGCGATTTCGGGGGGTCTCATCAAGGGTATAGAACTCCCAAACGGGGGTCCTGTCATGTCTCACCTAATGTATGCGGACGACGTGGTATTCATGGGGGAATGGAGCGAAAACACAATTATGAACCTTGTGAGGATTATGCGGGGTTTTAACTTAATTTCGGGGCTGAAAATAAGCCATAAAAAATCACATCTATTTGGCATCGACGTCGATCCCTCAACGGTACAAGTGATGGCGAATAATATC from Helianthus annuus cultivar XRQ/B chromosome 7, HanXRQr2.0-SUNRISE, whole genome shotgun sequence includes the following:
- the LOC110887588 gene encoding uncharacterized protein LOC110887588 — protein: MEALSYFMFEAISGGLIKGIELPNGGPVMSHLMYADDVVFMGEWSENTIMNLVRIMRGFNLISGLKISHKKSHLFGIDVDPSTVQVMANNIHCKVGSFPCKYLGLLVGANMNQARHWSGVIEILKSRLSNWKASTLSIGGRITLLKFVLDSLPLYFFSLYKAPIGVLDKLEVIRRRFFLGWG